Proteins co-encoded in one Methylobacterium sp. WL1 genomic window:
- a CDS encoding methyltransferase domain-containing protein — protein sequence MRLDVNGLRAFYASPLGAETHRVVARALHGFLGSVSGLRVLGLGYATPYLGPIHCIAERTLAFMPATQGVVNWPGTGRSCTALADPTMMPLPEAAIDRVVLVHALESVESPTELLQEVWRTLTPGGRMILVVPNRRGVWARREATPFGHGQPYSRSQLGRLMRDTLFSPEGWAETLYMPPVRSRLMLRTGPAWERLGSGLALPFAGLHVVHATKQLYRPIAVQQVRRARRLAPARVLVPAPSPG from the coding sequence ATGCGTCTCGACGTCAACGGCCTGCGCGCCTTCTATGCCAGCCCCCTGGGGGCCGAGACGCACCGCGTCGTCGCCCGCGCCCTTCACGGGTTCCTGGGTTCGGTCTCGGGCCTGCGGGTCCTCGGACTGGGCTACGCGACGCCGTATCTCGGGCCGATCCACTGCATCGCCGAGCGCACCCTGGCGTTCATGCCGGCGACGCAAGGGGTGGTGAACTGGCCCGGCACCGGCCGGTCCTGCACGGCTTTGGCCGACCCGACCATGATGCCGCTGCCCGAGGCCGCCATCGACCGGGTCGTCCTGGTCCACGCGCTCGAATCGGTGGAGAGCCCGACGGAACTGCTGCAGGAGGTCTGGCGCACTCTCACCCCGGGCGGCCGGATGATCCTGGTGGTGCCGAACCGGCGCGGCGTCTGGGCCCGGCGCGAGGCGACGCCGTTCGGCCACGGCCAGCCCTACAGCCGCTCGCAGCTCGGCCGGTTGATGCGGGACACGCTGTTCTCGCCCGAGGGCTGGGCCGAGACCCTGTACATGCCGCCGGTGCGCTCGCGGCTGATGCTGCGCACCGGTCCCGCCTGGGAGCGGCTTGGCTCAGGCTTGGCCCTGCCCTTCGCCGGCCTGCACGTGGTCCACGCGACCAAGCAGCTCTACCGACCGATCGCGGTCCAGCAGGTGCGCCGCGCCCGCCGCCTCGCCCCCGCGCGGGTGCTGGTGCCCGCGCCGTCGCCGGGCTGA
- a CDS encoding MarC family protein, whose amino-acid sequence MSIDFTIQQFLLAFSGLIAIVNPIGGAFIFAQVTTAYSHAERVLLSRKIGVYAALVMLGALWAGTPILNFFGVTLAAMRIAGGLVVMSSAWTQLNRPEAREARKQAEASGSKDRGATTLIEASRDPAPAPLAEIAFFPLTLPFTTGPGTIAVAISLGANRPAAYADRFGFYLGVTLAALVVALAVALIYASADRVVALIGPARARVTGRLFAFLLLCVGTQILITGLTDVFAPLLAAR is encoded by the coding sequence ATGAGCATCGATTTCACAATCCAGCAGTTCCTGCTCGCCTTCTCGGGCCTGATCGCGATCGTGAACCCGATCGGCGGGGCCTTCATCTTCGCGCAGGTGACCACCGCCTACAGCCATGCCGAGCGGGTGCTGCTGTCGCGCAAGATCGGCGTCTATGCCGCCCTGGTGATGCTCGGCGCCCTCTGGGCCGGCACACCGATCCTCAACTTTTTCGGAGTGACCCTGGCGGCAATGCGGATCGCGGGCGGACTGGTGGTGATGTCCTCGGCCTGGACCCAGCTCAACCGCCCCGAGGCGCGCGAGGCCCGCAAGCAGGCCGAAGCGTCCGGCTCGAAGGACCGCGGGGCGACGACCCTGATCGAGGCGAGCCGCGACCCGGCGCCGGCGCCGTTGGCCGAGATCGCGTTCTTCCCGCTGACCCTGCCGTTCACCACCGGGCCCGGCACCATCGCGGTGGCGATCAGCTTGGGCGCGAACCGGCCCGCCGCCTACGCGGACCGGTTCGGCTTCTATCTCGGCGTCACCTTGGCGGCTCTCGTCGTGGCGCTCGCGGTGGCGCTGATCTACGCCTCGGCCGACCGGGTGGTGGCGTTGATCGGCCCGGCCCGGGCGCGGGTGACCGGCCGCCTGTTCGCGTTCCTGCTGCTCTGCGTCGGGACCCAGATCCTGATCACCGGCCTGACCGACGTGTTCGCGCCGCTCCTCGCAGCGCGCTGA